Within the Calypte anna isolate BGI_N300 chromosome 10, bCalAnn1_v1.p, whole genome shotgun sequence genome, the region AGGGTGGCCTGACCTGTTCTGTTTTCCAGGACTTTGGCAGCCTGTCCAACCTGCAGGTGACACAGCCCACGGTGGGGATGAACTTCAAAACGCCAAGAGGAGCACTCTGAGGCAGCACCTGTATGTCATTTTTCCAATAAAAGTGGGAAAACCACCTAAGCTTGCCTGTTTCTTGGAAAACTGCATcctggggatgaggagggggagggCTGGCTCTTCAGGGTGGCCAGGAAAGGACAACTGTGGTGGATGCATGGAGCTTgtaggaggtaaaaaaaaagtcttggtgGTGGTTCATGGTGAGGGGAGTGAACTGAGCTTGGCTTCCCCTGTGGAGACAGGTCCTGCTAGggctcctgctctcctgccccaGCAAGATGCTCCACCCAACAACTTCCCAGGGTGCAGCATGGATGGGGAAGTTGAGGGGCTCACTCTGTGTGCAGGGGCTCTGCTTGGGAGGCGTGAGGAAGAGTGTGGAGGTCGTGACCATGGGTCCCACTGCTGAGCGTGTAGCACAGATGGGTGTGGTTGTGCTGTGGGGTGACTTGGCCCTGTGAGGAGACTTCATGTCCCTCTAAGGCAAACTGCTGCTCACAGCCTCAAACCCCACGGTGCAAACAAACAGAGGATTTGTAGTTTGAGGAGAAATGTCTTTATTTGAGTTTGTAGTGAAGTCTGTTATTTAAAGAGGAAAACGTTAACAGGAAACAACTAGGTCTCCAACACAAACATGTTGAGCTGCAGTTGGGATAAGCCAAAGAGGGGTACTTCATAACCCCCTGTGTACCATGGAGGTTTAACTCAAAATTTGCAGCTTGATATCAACCAATCCCTCTGCTATTTAACTAAAACATGAGAGAACAGAGACTGACAAGACAACCACAGATCTGCAGAGGCAAGCGACCAAGGAGCCACCCCAGCCTCCCACCAGCACCAACTGGGAGCTCTCTGGCAGCGAAGTTCTTGCTGCCAGCTTGCACCTGTTACTTataattttctcttcattttagcCTTGGTGTCAGAGGAAATGTTAATTTCCTTCTGAACCCAATAGGCCACGTAGCCCAAGGTGCCGGGGGTGAAATCATGGAGCTCCCCTGTGTATTTCTTCATGTCACGAGCAGAGGTGTAgcctggggagggagagcaTGGGGAATCCTGATCAGCTCCTCTGAGCACCcgagggcaactgggctggtgaaaggactcgagcacaggccctatgaggagaggctgagggagctgggggtgttgaggctggagaagaggaggctcaggggagacctcatcactctctacaactccctgaaaggaggttggagccaggggggggttgggctcttttcccaggcaactctcagcaagacaagagggcagggtttcaagttgtgccaggggaagtttaggttggagctgagaaagaatttctttctggagagggtgatcaggcattggaatgggctgcccagggaagtagtggattctccgtgtctggagatatttccaaagagcctggatgtggcactcagtgccatgggctgggaactgcaacggtggttcaagggttggacttgatgatctctgaggtcccttccaacccagcccattccatgattctatgatggaaAATGGGAAGCTTAGAGGGGGAGGGAGCCATCCCAGTCACCCCCAGCACTGGCACTGCTCTAAGTACTGGGAGGAAGCAAGGAGCACGCTGGGAGGCTCTTTTCACCCCCAGTCATTTTGGGGCATATTTTCCACTCCTAAAAAAACTGAGTGATGCAGAAGGGTACCTGTGACCATGTTGTTCATTGGGTATTCCTGGAGGGTACGGTATGGAAATCCACCCAGCACGGGGGCTCTGGAGGCTGATGCTTCTTTGCTGCTGTATCAaggtgagggaaaaaaaacaccaacaaaaaaagaagaatcttGATAAAATCTTGAGTTATTCCCTATGTGCTGGGAATCTTGAAATTTGGGGGGTGCACCCAAATCCCACCTCTGAGGGTAGAAAATCATACCTTTTGGTCAGGTTTAGCacttcttcccctgctccttccccacagCCTTCTCTTGCCACCTCCAGGTCATCCCTCAGGTTTTCATTGGGCTGTGTGTATCAACCGGAGTCGAGTTACGGTTGTGCCCTGGCCATACCCCACAGAGCCCCAGAGGTGTGGACTGAGGGCACCGTGTTTTTAGGACATGTGATTTCCAGcataatttagaaaaaagttttaaagctaatcacatttttttttgcttaaaagtGCTGAGAAGTGGCTTTGGGAAGAGAGCAGGAAGTGTCTTGCAGTtgcacagggaaggaaaatgatGGACAAAAGGGCACCCTTTGGCATCCCCAGAAGGATGTGCCAGGGAGACCTGAAGTCTGGGAGAAAATCCCTCTGCTCTCAGTCCAGTGCTGTGCCCCTGGGATGTCATGCTAAGAGGGacaaacacagcagaagctCAAGAGCAAGTATAAGAAATGCTCCTGGATTTGGGCTGAGGGTCTGGGCTGAAAGCCAGGCTCCCAGAACTTTGTACAAACTGTGGATTTTTTAAGATAGATTTCCTGTAGCTACCAATTTCTCATCTTACCTGTTCTGCAAGCGAatcatccctctgctcccaaaTAAAACAACCGATTTTCCTCCTGATTTCTGCCatgaacaacaaaataaatgaccACGTAAGCAGCAAGCAGTGAGGCTGTGCAAGCCCCAGCCTCTCACTGGTGCCCAGGAGCCCTGAGAGGAGTTTGCAGAGCAGCATTGGTTGCTAATgccaaataaaaatagaatatcAGTTCTTCTGCCTCTGAGGAGGAAGAATCACTCCCAGCAGAAGGATTTTCCTTCCACCTAGAGCAGAAGGAACTGGAGGTTCTGGTTTGCACCCTCAAAAGGTTTGCACTCCCAAGGGAACCAAAtcctgatgggtttttttctccctaacCTTCATGCAGGCAGGCAGGTGGCAGGATGAAGTGGCCCAGAGCCACCGAGGACTTCactccagtgctgctgcttgcccaggcagagaggaaatgGGAGTGAAAGACTGTAGCTCTGCACTCCAAGTAATCCAGGCTCTCATGtattctggaagagaaaaatacagctgTTTGCCAAAGgtaaacctgaaaaaaaaaacccaaacaaaacaaaagttcAGAGAGATGCTGTTAAAGCCAACCTACTCTGACATTTCAGCCCAGAGCACCTCATATTCTGTAGTTTTCTAACTCTGAGACTACGCTGGACGGTGGGATGTTCCAGCACCTCCTGAGAGCAGCCTGAAGGAAGGACATTGGGGGCTAGTGTACAGAAGTGTATTTTTAGGAGTTAAATGGGAGTGCTCTGCCCTCAAGTAGGAGACCTGTTGTtcagggaggggggaaaatgtgatttttatttatttattcttaacCTGCCTGCTCAGGCTCCCGGCACAATccccaaaaagcagcagcattccGGCTGAGCAAGAAAGGGTGAGGGAAAGATGCTCAGGTGCTCCCTGTTCTCCTTAGAGGTGAGTTAAATACTTTTTCCCTGGTTTAGGGTTGTGGATAATTATTAGatttttcctaaataataaTCTTAATCtgttaatttatatatataattatatataaatccTCCTCGGGGAGCAAGCCAGTCTGGTGGGATGTCATGGTGGAAGGTTGGTCATTACTCCAGGTTTCTCAGGGTTCCCCTCTTGGGTGGCTagaggatgaaaaaaatcatgagtTTTAAGCAATTGTGTATTAAAAGAAGTTTCTTAGTCCTGCCTTAGTCCAGCCCTTCGTCATGCCTGCTGCAGAGCATTGTGAGAAAACACTGCTGTTCCCTTTCATATTACTATATTTACATGAAATTGACTATCTATATAAACGCTCATTCACTGGCAGAAGTGCCTGAGTAGCTGTTACTTGTATTTTCACAAAGGTTCTTGAGCTCTCTGATTTTGAGATTAagcaagcagaaggaaaatagcAGTTCAGCCCTTTTCAGGCCATTTTTACCTGTGTGCTTTACTCTCAGTTAACTCTTGCTGGCTTTTTAGCACCAGGTTACTTCTTTGAGGTTGGTATTGCCTGTATTTTAAACCCTGAGTTTTCTAGTAGATCAAAGTAGTTCAAAGGTAGTGAGAAAACCAGTGCAAGTAGTTTAATTTATGTGGGAGCTGAGCCAGCCTAACTTGttgatgttttggggtttggtttttggctttttttctttttttgcagccATTTTCTGGTTTGTCCAGCTATGGTTTAGCACGGGTATTGAGTTTTCAGACCCCACTAAGCAGTAAAACCCTGTCAGACCTGTGCCAGTCACTTCAAAACCACTGCCCTGGTTTTTGAAGGATGCTGGCATCTGTTAAATACTTAGTTATCTGTGCCTTCATTGACCTTTTGCTCTCTACAGATATAGAGAGGACCCAACGTGAGGGTAAAATGGGGCTGTGGGCACCTCCCAAGCAAGATGGGGGTGACATGGAAGAGGACAGGGGGGACACAACCCACCTGCAGGTGTCTGGGTGGGCAGCATCGCTGCTGAAGAGGAAGTCGGCGTCCTGCCAGTGGGCGAGCGTCCCGCCACCGGCCACTgcaggggagaagagagggggTCAGGAGGAAGGTGGCTGTCCCCATGTGTCCCCACCACCCTGGGGGGGCCTGAGATGGGGGACAGCTGCAGGGCCAGGCCCTGAGTGGGAGCTGTGATGGAGCCCCCATGGCTGTACGTCTCCTACTGGGGACTCCCGTGGTCTTCTCAGTCTGTGGGGACAGTTGTCTGCCCTGGCACTGGGGGAACCTTCCAGCCCCAtgctctgccctgctgtggAGGGCTCAGCCCTGCTTGGCCCCACCGAGGGGTGACAGAGCTGTTGGTGTCCCCGTGTGTCAGCCCCGTGCCCCACTGCCCACCCCCGGGGACCCGCCGGGACCCCTCACCCCACAGCGCCCGCGGGCCCGGGCTGACGCTCTGAGAGAACCACGCACGATGGCCCCGGAACATCGCGAGAAAGAAGCGGCTTCGAGAGGAGGAGTGGAGGATCCGTGAGGGGCGGCGAGGGGCGGTGAGGGGAGGATCCGTGAGGGGCGGCAGGAGCTCGAGAGGCGGTGGCGGCGGGAGGGCGCTGAGGGGAGGGTGAGGGCGCTGAGGCGAGGCGCGGTGCCCAGGGGTACCGGGGCCGTTGCCAGGGCTGACCGCCCCCTCCCCGGTTCGGTATGTGAAGCCAGGCGTGTTTCTGAAGTGGGGCGGTGAGGGCTGCTGGACAGCAGCACAAAACgtctggagcagggctggcccGGGATGTCAAGAGCAGTGTGCTGGGGGAGTGTATGCTCAACCTCCTCGAGAAACCCTCCACGGCTCTGCCCAGCTTCATGGCATCTCAGAACTgattgggttggaagagaccttagagctcGTCCAGTCCCATCcacctgctggggacagggacacctcccaccagcccaggttgctccaagccccatccaacctcaccttgcACACTGCAAGCCATCACTTTTGTGGCTGGGGGGCAGCCACCACTTGTGTCACCTCTCCAAAGGGGACAGGACGAGCTGAGGGCATGGAGGAGATGGCTTCTGTGGCTGACTTGCCCGGGAGAAGGGAATGGCAGAGCCAAGCAGCACCCAACAGCCTCGATCCTTTCCACTCCTACTGTCACCCTGCACCATCTTCTGAATCTGTCCTGGCTTCTGCAGAAAGGCAAAAACTTCCATGCTGTGGTCTCCTTCACTGCCCGGCCCCTGCTTCTTCTCTTTGTCCCATGAGGGGAACAAGGTCCCCTGGGCATGATTTGTATTCATGTTTTCTGTAGGTGGTGGCAGGAGATAGTGAGAAGAAGACAGCATCTGCTTGCCTGTGTATCATATCCTCCCATGCCGTCTGCTGGATCAGAGCCCAGAGCTGCCCAACAGACCTCATCCCCTTCAGactgcactgcagcaggaaCAACCATCCTCCCAGCCACGGTGTGGTCAGCAAACCTGGTGAGTGAAAGGCAAGTCCAGCCCAGCAGGACAGACAGGTGAAACACAGACATATGAAGCCTCAACCTGGTGCCCTCCACACTTGGATTTTCTGCTTATCCCAGGAGAAAGATTTACGAGTGCATTTACCTAAGTAAAGCTGAATGTACCCCCAAAGGTCAGGCCAGGTGTCAGCAATACTGAAAAGTGATACAAGAGCCCCttggtttttattcttcatcattttaaatcaagtttttacaaaagctgaagaattatttctgcttgCACTCGCCTTCACAGAAAGGACTTGGCAATGCGGGCAAATTAAGGGAGAAAAAGGTAAGGAGAGGTGTTAAGTTTATATTTACGTGCTGTGTGGTGCAGGTAAGCCCAGCTTTGTCAGTCTAAAACAAGCCAGGCTGTGTCAGTCAGCCATGACTGACCTGCAGCAATACTGGATGTATTTCACAAAGCACAAATGAGGCTTGTTTTATGCTTCAGACTTATCAAGATATCCCTCAACTACCTTATCGCCCATGAacttgtgccagcagcagccatgcaGCTACACCCTCGGTACCTTTGGACCCCAGAGGCTGGATCCGAAAGATGCCCCACATGGATACCACATCCTACGCATCCACACTTTTTGCTCTTACCCAGCTTTAAGATTAGATCTGGTGTTCCTGAGGGTACTTTTCCCGCCCTTTTTAAAACCTTGTGTCATCCCTTCAGAGCGACTCTGGAGCTTGTGGCCAGACAAATTCAACATAAACCTAtaatccttttcttctttttcaatagAGGGTTGTTCCTGTACTTTCTCAGCAGGATAAAGTGCATCTGAGCGTAGTGCCCCCACCTTCCAGACCCACAACCAGAAGCCATCAGAGATCATGAAATCAGCTCAGGTTCTCTGATATGACtctgaagaaacattttaaggACTCCACTGAAGTTTTGCAAATTTATTTAGAATGCTGTGTGATTCAGAGTGTCCAAGGCTACAGCAGGTTTTTTAATCTATCGTGTGGATATCTGTAGCTACATGCTCACAGGCTGCTTTGGGTAAATGCTCTGTTAACAGTAAGCTTTATTGAAGAAGGAAGTCTGCAAAGATGGCAATTGCTTTTCATCATCCATAAGTGGCATGTGAGAAAAGGACAGAAACTCAAGAAGACTTTGAACTTGGATGGCAGAATTCTTTGGACCTGTATGAGGGAAAGGAGACAGACATCAGTCACTCTGTTTCACACCTTCAACTGccattattttagaaaaaaaaaatctttgccatAAGGAAACTCCAACTGCTGTGTCTCAGACTGACCCACCCTCCAAATATAGATACAAATCCTGCAGAAACTGAACTTCCTTGGTGAGGTTTCAGAGTTCAACAAGCAATCCTCTCCCAAGAGGATTCTTGCTCTCCACCCCAAGCACCAGCTGCACGAATATTCTCCCTTTGTCCTGCTCTCAACTCCTCTGACACAGCTCAGTAAACCCTTGTCCCCAGACGCCAGCAAAGTCACAAGTGCCAAACCTCCACTCAAGCTTGGCATCCCTGGTGATTTTCACACTGATATCCTACCAAAGCAGCTGCATGCcatgctgccatgtggacacagCACACCCCAGACCCTGCCTGGAGACCAGGTTTCCATCCCCACTGCCCAAAAGCAAGTAACAAACCAGAAGAATGGCTGTGTGTATCCTTTGACCATCTGTACTGTAGCAAATTGTGTGTCCATTTACCTCAGCATCCCATCTCAAGCAGTAGTTAGATATAAACACTTAAGCACTTACTGTGTTGTTTTAAATGTCCTTCCAATCCAACCATCCCAGCTCTGGagcatgaggagaggctgagggagctgggggtgttgaggctggagaagaggaggctcaggggagacctcatcactctctccaactccctgaaaggaggttggagccaggggggggttgggctcttttcccaggcaactctcagcaagacaagagggcagggtctcaggttgtgccaggggaggtttaggttggagatgagaaagaatttctttctggagagggtgatcaggcattggaatgggctgcccagggaagtagtggattctccgtgtctggagatctttccaaagagcctggatgtggcactgagtgccatgggctgggaaccacggggggagtggatcaagggttggacttgatgagctctgaggtcccttccaatcaattctatgattctatgatctcagaTTTTCTGCTCCAAAGTAAGAGTGTATTTCCCCCTGTTGTCCCACCCTATAAAGACAATCAACTGACTTTCAatttctcctgctcctgggagTCTCACACCCCTCCAAGCATCTGCTGCTTTACACATGAGACAGCAACAGGTAAAGGACTCAGATCCATCTACATCTTC harbors:
- the TERB2 gene encoding telomere repeats-binding bouquet formation protein 2 — translated: MFRGHRAWFSQSVSPGPRALWVAGGGTLAHWQDADFLFSSDAAHPDTCRIHESLDYLECRATVFHSHFLSAWASSSTGVKSSVALGHFILPPACLHEEIRRKIGCFIWEQRDDSLAEQPNENLRDDLEVAREGCGEGAGEEVLNLTKSSKEASASRAPVLGGFPYRTLQEYPMNNMVTGYTSARDMKKYTGELHDFTPGTLGYVAYWVQKEINISSDTKAKMKRKL